A window from Bordetella petrii encodes these proteins:
- a CDS encoding TetR/AcrR family transcriptional regulator, translated as MPTARRLLVSASASPARPPRTKPAEVRLDELMAAAEQLFIAKGIEATTVSDIVEAAGVAKGTFYHYFASKHEMLLALRAKFSQGFLAQVDAAVQACGPNDGPARVRAWTQAGVAAYLDNYRLHDVVFHDARHGDRGAREKTEVLDQLERILADGQRGGHWKLAAPRLTAIVLFSSMHGAVDDAIARGVHQGAALAGPLSGLFLRLLGVPESASPKTRPGRGARA; from the coding sequence ATGCCCACGGCCCGCCGCCTGCTCGTTTCCGCTTCCGCCAGCCCCGCCCGGCCGCCGCGCACCAAGCCGGCCGAGGTGCGCCTGGACGAGCTGATGGCGGCCGCCGAACAGCTGTTCATCGCCAAGGGCATCGAGGCCACCACCGTCAGCGACATCGTCGAGGCCGCCGGCGTGGCCAAGGGCACGTTCTACCATTACTTCGCGTCCAAGCACGAAATGCTGCTGGCCTTGCGCGCCAAGTTTTCGCAGGGCTTCCTGGCCCAGGTGGACGCGGCGGTGCAGGCTTGCGGACCAAACGACGGCCCGGCCCGCGTGCGCGCCTGGACGCAGGCCGGCGTGGCGGCGTACCTGGATAACTACCGGCTGCACGATGTGGTGTTCCACGATGCCCGCCATGGCGACCGCGGCGCGCGCGAGAAAACCGAGGTGCTGGATCAGCTGGAACGCATCCTGGCGGACGGGCAGCGGGGCGGCCACTGGAAGCTGGCCGCCCCGCGCCTGACCGCCATCGTGCTGTTCAGCAGCATGCACGGCGCGGTGGACGACGCCATCGCGCGCGGCGTACACCAGGGCGCGGCGCTGGCCGGACCGTTGTCTGGCCTGTTCCTGCGGCTGCTCGGCGTGCCGGAGTCCGCATCGCCGAAGACGCGCCCCGGCCGGGGCGCGCGCGCCTGA
- a CDS encoding MFS transporter: protein MPIRQIALVAAVCLGTFITVLDISIVNVALPALQTALDIDMAGLQWVVDAYALCLSAFMLSAGPLGDRYGRRRAWLAGVALFAAGSAMCAVAAGLPMLLAGRAVQGVAGALLIPGALSILTQAFTDPAQRAHVIGAWSSFTAISLVLGPMLGGVLVAHAGWQGIFLINLPVGVLAIALGLWSIPESAHPDHAAFDPAGQALSIAWLGALTYGLIAAGEHGWAHAGTRWALVLAAAGLCAFIAVERRAARPVLSLALFRHSGFAVNNFASFVLGFSGYSSLFFFSLFLQQAQGLSPTATGWQLAPQFVAMGILAMLFGRLSARIALPRLMIAGYTLTGVAMLGMTAFTPHSGAALVSALMTLLGIGMGLSVPATSMAVMGSVARERSGMASATMNALRQTGMAVGIALMGALMSARAVQSLAWQLAGAGADDAAAAARAAVTRHVLQPGLRGPYADAMASGFHAAMVVAGGAALLAAALLAIQRLHTRQTALRQETRRI from the coding sequence ATGCCCATCCGCCAAATCGCCCTGGTCGCCGCCGTCTGCCTGGGCACCTTCATCACGGTGCTGGATATCAGCATTGTCAACGTCGCCCTGCCCGCCCTGCAAACCGCGCTGGACATCGACATGGCCGGCCTGCAATGGGTGGTGGATGCCTACGCGCTGTGCCTGTCGGCTTTCATGCTGTCGGCCGGCCCGCTGGGCGACCGCTACGGCCGCCGGCGCGCCTGGCTGGCCGGCGTGGCCCTGTTCGCGGCGGGCTCGGCCATGTGCGCCGTCGCGGCGGGGCTGCCCATGCTGCTGGCCGGCCGCGCCGTGCAGGGCGTGGCCGGCGCCCTGCTGATTCCGGGCGCGCTGTCGATCCTGACGCAGGCGTTCACCGACCCCGCGCAGCGCGCCCACGTGATCGGCGCCTGGTCGTCGTTCACCGCCATTTCGCTGGTGCTGGGCCCCATGCTGGGCGGCGTGCTGGTCGCCCATGCGGGCTGGCAGGGCATCTTCCTGATCAACCTGCCGGTGGGCGTGCTGGCCATCGCGCTGGGCCTGTGGAGCATTCCCGAAAGCGCGCATCCCGATCATGCCGCGTTCGATCCCGCCGGCCAGGCGCTCAGCATCGCCTGGCTGGGCGCGCTGACCTACGGGCTGATCGCCGCCGGCGAACACGGCTGGGCCCATGCCGGCACGCGCTGGGCGCTGGTGCTGGCGGCCGCCGGCCTGTGCGCCTTCATCGCGGTAGAGCGGCGCGCGGCCCGCCCGGTGCTGTCGCTGGCGCTGTTCCGGCACAGCGGCTTCGCCGTCAACAACTTCGCGTCATTCGTGCTGGGCTTTTCGGGCTACAGCAGCCTGTTTTTCTTTTCGCTGTTCCTGCAGCAGGCGCAGGGCCTGTCGCCCACGGCCACCGGCTGGCAGCTGGCGCCGCAGTTCGTGGCCATGGGCATCCTGGCCATGCTGTTCGGCCGGCTCAGCGCGCGCATTGCGCTGCCGCGCCTGATGATCGCCGGCTACACGCTGACCGGCGTCGCCATGCTGGGCATGACGGCCTTCACGCCGCACAGCGGCGCGGCGCTGGTCAGCGCGCTGATGACCCTGCTGGGCATCGGCATGGGCCTGAGCGTGCCCGCCACCAGCATGGCCGTCATGGGCTCGGTGGCGCGCGAGCGCTCGGGCATGGCCTCGGCCACCATGAACGCGCTGCGGCAGACCGGCATGGCGGTGGGCATTGCATTGATGGGCGCCCTGATGAGCGCGCGCGCCGTGCAGTCGCTGGCCTGGCAGCTGGCCGGCGCGGGCGCGGACGATGCGGCCGCCGCGGCGCGCGCCGCCGTCACCCGGCACGTGCTGCAGCCCGGCCTGCGCGGCCCCTATGCCGACGCCATGGCCAGCGGCTTTCATGCCGCCATGGTCGTGGCGGGCGGCGCGGCGCTGCTGGCGGCCGCCCTGCTGGCGATACAACGCCTGCACACCCGCCAAACTGCACTCCGGCAAGAAACAAGACGCATCTGA
- a CDS encoding porin — translation MKKTLLATALLAGFAGAAQAETSVTLYGVIDTGIGYNKIKGDGYDGSRIGMINGIQAGSRWGLRGSEDLGDGLRAVFQLESGFDSGNGNRAQGGRLFGRQATIGLANDSWGILEFGRQTNMASKYLADIDPFYTSYTQSNLGLGASSANTTRWDNMVMYRTPSVGGFEFGVGYSFNVDDNNADETGFRTADNTRGITAGLRYLNGPLNLTLTYDQLNGSNGSTQIDNNATPRQYAAGVSYDFEVVKLAAAYARTTDGWFTGQDLPSGTPFSNEFGTNRFVDGFKANAYMVGGTVPVGGASSVFASWQRVDPSNDRLTGGDSTMNVWSLGYTYDLSKRTNLYAYGSYGKDYAFIDGLKSTAAGVGIRHRF, via the coding sequence ATGAAAAAGACGCTGCTCGCCACTGCCCTGCTGGCCGGTTTCGCAGGCGCTGCTCAGGCTGAGACGTCGGTCACTCTCTATGGTGTCATCGACACCGGCATCGGCTACAACAAAATCAAGGGCGATGGATACGACGGCAGCCGCATCGGCATGATCAACGGCATCCAGGCCGGCTCGCGCTGGGGCCTGCGCGGCTCGGAAGACCTGGGCGACGGCCTGCGCGCGGTGTTCCAGCTGGAAAGCGGCTTCGATTCGGGCAACGGCAATCGCGCGCAAGGCGGCCGCCTGTTCGGCCGGCAGGCCACCATCGGCCTGGCCAACGACAGCTGGGGCATCCTGGAATTCGGCCGCCAGACCAACATGGCCTCGAAATACCTGGCCGACATCGATCCCTTCTACACCAGCTACACGCAGTCCAATCTGGGCCTGGGCGCCAGTTCCGCCAACACCACCCGCTGGGACAACATGGTGATGTACCGCACGCCTTCGGTGGGCGGCTTCGAGTTTGGCGTGGGCTACTCATTCAACGTCGACGACAACAACGCCGACGAAACAGGCTTTCGCACCGCCGACAACACGCGCGGCATCACCGCCGGCCTGCGCTACCTGAACGGCCCGCTGAACCTCACCCTGACCTACGACCAGCTCAACGGCAGCAACGGCAGCACGCAAATCGACAACAACGCCACGCCCCGCCAATATGCAGCCGGCGTGTCGTACGACTTCGAAGTCGTGAAGCTGGCGGCCGCCTACGCGCGCACCACCGACGGCTGGTTCACCGGGCAGGACCTTCCGTCCGGCACGCCGTTCAGCAATGAATTCGGCACCAACCGCTTCGTGGACGGCTTCAAGGCCAACGCATACATGGTGGGCGGCACCGTGCCCGTCGGCGGCGCCAGCAGCGTATTCGCCTCGTGGCAGCGCGTCGACCCGTCCAACGACCGCCTGACCGGCGGCGATTCCACCATGAACGTCTGGAGCCTGGGCTACACCTACGACCTGTCCAAGCGCACCAACCTGTACGCCTACGGTTCGTACGGCAAAGACTACGCCTTCATCGACGGCCTGAAGAGCACAGCCGCCGGCGTCGGCATCCGCCACCGGTTCTAA
- a CDS encoding amidohydrolase family protein has protein sequence MTQPPDIPPVDHTLCLGPLPDIAPATFQVPRGACDTHAHVIGDGVRYPYVENRSYTPPPAPEDKYLAMLAGCGMTRGVLVQVSVHGTDNRYMLDVLGRHPDTLRGVAVVDAGVTDRELESMHAAGVRGVRFNVLFGGGVGLDALDQLAPRIARLGWHAQFLMDVRHLPGLMPRLARLPVPCVFDHMGHMPVAEGQQHPGFQALLHGVKEYGWWAKLSGAYRISDQFDHYDDVTPWAQALIEAAPDRMVWGSDWPHVAISRMPDTGVLRNLLPKWAPTEAMRQRILVDNPQALYDFPAVG, from the coding sequence ATGACGCAGCCCCCGGATATCCCGCCCGTCGACCACACCCTTTGCCTGGGCCCTCTGCCCGACATCGCCCCCGCCACGTTCCAGGTGCCGCGCGGCGCGTGCGACACGCACGCGCACGTCATCGGCGACGGCGTGCGCTACCCGTACGTGGAAAACCGCAGCTACACGCCGCCCCCCGCGCCCGAAGACAAGTACCTGGCCATGCTGGCCGGCTGCGGCATGACCCGCGGCGTGCTGGTGCAGGTCAGCGTGCACGGCACCGACAACCGCTACATGCTGGACGTGCTGGGCCGGCACCCCGACACCTTGCGCGGCGTGGCGGTAGTGGACGCCGGCGTCACCGACCGCGAACTGGAAAGCATGCATGCCGCCGGCGTGCGCGGCGTGCGCTTCAATGTGCTGTTCGGCGGCGGCGTCGGCCTGGATGCGCTGGACCAACTGGCCCCGCGCATCGCCCGGCTGGGCTGGCATGCGCAATTCCTGATGGACGTGCGCCACCTGCCCGGCCTGATGCCGCGCCTGGCCAGGCTGCCCGTGCCCTGCGTGTTCGACCACATGGGCCACATGCCCGTGGCCGAAGGCCAGCAGCATCCCGGCTTCCAGGCCCTGCTGCATGGCGTGAAGGAATACGGCTGGTGGGCCAAGTTGTCGGGCGCCTACCGCATCAGCGACCAGTTCGACCACTACGACGATGTCACGCCCTGGGCGCAGGCCCTGATCGAAGCCGCCCCCGACCGCATGGTGTGGGGCAGCGACTGGCCCCACGTCGCCATCAGCCGCATGCCCGACACCGGCGTGCTGCGCAACCTGCTGCCCAAATGGGCGCCCACCGAAGCCATGCGCCAGCGCATTCTGGTGGACAACCCGCAGGCCCTGTACGACTTCCCGGCCGTAGGCTGA
- a CDS encoding MFS transporter, whose product MSWFRELTPTGKRTFYASFLGWTIDALDYMVFTFVISTLVALWGIDRGQAGMLGTVTLLFSAIGGWGAGILADRYGRVRILQITILWFSVCTVGIGFTQNFEQIFILRALQGLGFGGEWAVGSVLMGEIIKSQHRARAVGTVQSGWAVGWGVAALLYTIAFTLLPEQWAWRCLFWVGVLPALLVLYIRKHVPEPEIFQQARKQATDQPKLSPWLIFSPALLKTTLLSALLCTGIQGGYYAVTTWLPTYLKVERHLSVLNTGGYLLVIILGSFCGYIAGAHMADRLGRRINFIIYSVLSGVCVYVYTQVPLTDEQMLFLGFPLGFAASGIFGGLGAYLTELFPSEIRANGQGFAYNFGRGIGALFPSLVGYLSNSMGLAMAIGIFAGGAYTVVLIATLLLPETRGRELPSLGTAG is encoded by the coding sequence ATGAGCTGGTTCCGCGAGCTGACGCCTACGGGCAAACGCACTTTCTACGCATCATTCCTGGGCTGGACCATCGATGCCCTGGACTACATGGTGTTCACCTTCGTGATTTCCACGCTGGTGGCGCTGTGGGGCATCGACCGGGGCCAGGCAGGCATGCTGGGCACCGTGACGCTGCTGTTCTCGGCCATTGGCGGCTGGGGCGCGGGCATCCTGGCCGACCGCTACGGCCGGGTGCGCATCCTGCAGATCACCATTCTGTGGTTCTCGGTGTGCACGGTGGGCATCGGCTTTACCCAGAACTTCGAGCAGATCTTCATCCTGCGCGCGCTGCAGGGCCTGGGCTTTGGCGGCGAATGGGCGGTGGGTTCGGTGCTGATGGGCGAGATCATCAAGTCGCAGCACCGCGCCCGCGCCGTGGGCACCGTGCAAAGCGGCTGGGCGGTGGGCTGGGGCGTGGCCGCCCTGCTGTACACCATTGCCTTCACGCTGCTGCCCGAGCAATGGGCCTGGCGTTGCCTGTTCTGGGTGGGCGTGCTGCCCGCCCTGCTGGTGCTGTATATCCGCAAGCACGTGCCCGAACCCGAGATCTTCCAGCAGGCGCGCAAGCAGGCCACGGACCAGCCCAAGCTGTCGCCCTGGCTGATCTTCTCGCCCGCGCTGCTGAAAACCACGCTGCTGTCGGCCCTGCTGTGCACCGGCATCCAGGGCGGCTACTACGCGGTCACCACCTGGCTGCCCACCTACCTGAAAGTGGAGCGCCACCTGTCGGTGCTGAACACCGGCGGCTACCTGCTGGTGATCATCCTGGGCTCGTTCTGCGGCTACATCGCCGGCGCGCACATGGCCGACCGCCTGGGGCGCCGCATCAACTTCATCATTTATTCGGTGCTGTCGGGCGTGTGCGTGTATGTGTACACCCAGGTGCCGCTGACCGATGAACAGATGCTGTTCCTGGGCTTTCCGCTGGGCTTTGCCGCCTCGGGCATCTTCGGCGGCCTGGGCGCCTACCTGACCGAGCTGTTTCCGTCGGAAATCCGCGCCAACGGCCAGGGCTTCGCCTACAACTTCGGCCGCGGCATCGGCGCGCTGTTTCCCAGCCTGGTGGGCTACCTGAGCAACAGCATGGGCCTGGCCATGGCCATCGGCATCTTCGCCGGCGGCGCCTACACCGTGGTGCTGATCGCCACCCTGCTGCTGCCCGAGACCCGCGGCCGCGAGCTGCCGAGCCTGGGCACGGCCGGCTAG
- a CDS encoding GntR family transcriptional regulator: protein MSQVLSDPQPTVPAEASGISDAVRVLEEDIVLGSLHPRERLIEDDLIRRFGFKRHAAREVLAELARRGLVERRKNFGSEVRAFEPQEVAELYQLRELLEAEAARTLPCPLPAPALRQLTDIQREHDRAVAAADPRAVFHTNQRFHQALFGFCENGVLQKAIQEYARQTHPIRFSSLVDASYRERARQEHWAMIAALEAGRRDELIRLCREHLAPSRDAYLALNRHLYPRG from the coding sequence ATGTCCCAGGTTTTGTCAGATCCGCAGCCCACTGTGCCCGCTGAAGCGTCCGGCATTTCGGATGCCGTGCGCGTGCTCGAAGAAGACATCGTGCTGGGCAGCCTGCATCCGCGCGAACGCCTGATCGAAGACGACCTGATCCGCCGCTTCGGCTTCAAGCGCCATGCGGCGCGCGAGGTGCTGGCCGAGCTGGCGCGGCGCGGCCTGGTCGAACGCCGCAAGAATTTCGGCAGCGAAGTGCGGGCCTTCGAGCCGCAAGAAGTGGCCGAACTCTACCAGCTGCGCGAATTGCTCGAAGCCGAGGCCGCGCGTACGCTGCCGTGCCCCCTGCCGGCGCCGGCGCTGCGCCAGCTCACCGACATCCAGCGCGAGCACGACCGCGCCGTGGCGGCCGCAGACCCGCGCGCGGTGTTCCATACCAACCAGCGCTTTCACCAGGCGCTGTTCGGCTTTTGCGAAAACGGCGTGCTGCAGAAAGCCATCCAGGAATACGCGCGCCAGACGCACCCCATCCGCTTCAGTTCGCTGGTGGACGCCTCGTACCGCGAGCGCGCGCGGCAAGAGCACTGGGCCATGATCGCGGCCCTGGAAGCGGGGCGGCGCGACGAACTGATCCGCCTGTGCCGCGAGCACCTGGCGCCGTCGCGCGATGCCTACCTGGCGCTGAACCGCCACCTGTACCCGCGCGGCTGA
- a CDS encoding MFS transporter has product MQTADRAHPLASPVIGVIVAAALILSAAMGVRQTFGLFINPFSFDRGLPVTQIAFAIAVHNLGWGVAQPFAGAAADRYGSAPVVAFGAAAFAAGLALATAAHSPVLLILGMGVLVGIGISCTSFGVVLASVGRAASPQRRSMALGLASAGGSVGQVALVPFAQVLRESAGVSASLLALAALMLLVAPLGMLLDRPAARGAAAAAEAPALPLKQAVLHACRHRGYCLLTLGFFTCGFQLAFIATHLPGYLLLCHMPAGLGATALALIGLFNMAGSWACGWLGGQYRQQVVLGWLYLIRGAAIAAFFLLPKSTLSVVLFAAVMGLTWLGTVPLTSGLVAKVFGTRHLGTLFGVCFLSHQVGSFLGAWLGGLVFDLTGSYTPVWAATALAGLVAALLHFPIDDRAAAPAPGAAAMAQR; this is encoded by the coding sequence ATGCAAACCGCAGACCGCGCGCATCCGCTGGCCAGCCCCGTGATCGGGGTGATCGTCGCGGCGGCGCTGATACTCAGTGCCGCGATGGGCGTGCGGCAGACCTTCGGACTGTTCATCAATCCGTTCTCGTTCGACCGCGGCCTGCCGGTCACGCAGATCGCCTTTGCCATTGCCGTGCACAACCTGGGGTGGGGGGTGGCGCAGCCGTTCGCCGGGGCGGCGGCCGACCGTTATGGCTCGGCGCCGGTGGTGGCGTTCGGCGCGGCCGCCTTCGCGGCCGGGCTGGCATTGGCCACGGCGGCGCATTCGCCGGTGCTGCTGATATTGGGCATGGGCGTGCTGGTGGGCATCGGCATCAGCTGCACCAGCTTTGGCGTGGTGCTGGCTTCGGTGGGGCGGGCCGCCTCGCCGCAGCGGCGCAGCATGGCGCTGGGCCTGGCCAGCGCTGGCGGCTCGGTGGGGCAGGTGGCGCTGGTGCCGTTCGCCCAGGTGCTGCGCGAAAGCGCCGGCGTGTCGGCTTCGCTGCTGGCCCTGGCGGCGCTGATGCTGCTGGTGGCGCCGCTGGGCATGCTGCTGGACCGGCCCGCGGCGCGCGGCGCGGCGGCGGCCGCCGAAGCACCGGCGCTGCCGCTGAAGCAGGCCGTGCTGCATGCCTGCCGGCATCGCGGTTATTGCCTGCTGACCCTGGGTTTCTTTACCTGCGGCTTCCAGCTGGCGTTCATTGCCACGCATTTACCCGGCTACCTGCTGCTGTGCCACATGCCGGCGGGGCTGGGCGCCACGGCGCTGGCGCTGATCGGGCTGTTCAACATGGCCGGCAGCTGGGCTTGCGGCTGGCTGGGCGGGCAGTATCGCCAGCAAGTTGTGCTGGGCTGGCTGTACCTGATACGCGGCGCGGCCATCGCGGCGTTTTTCCTGCTGCCCAAGAGCACGCTGTCGGTGGTGCTGTTCGCGGCGGTAATGGGCCTGACCTGGCTGGGCACGGTGCCGCTGACCAGCGGGCTGGTGGCCAAGGTGTTCGGCACGCGCCACTTGGGCACCTTGTTCGGCGTGTGTTTTCTCAGCCACCAGGTGGGCTCGTTCCTGGGGGCCTGGCTGGGCGGGCTGGTGTTCGACCTGACCGGCTCGTACACCCCGGTGTGGGCGGCCACGGCGCTGGCGGGCCTGGTGGCGGCACTGCTGCATTTTCCCATCGACGACCGCGCCGCCGCGCCGGCGCCGGGCGCCGCGGCCATGGCCCAACGCTGA
- a CDS encoding LysR substrate-binding domain-containing protein encodes MPRRLPPLPALRFFEAAGRLCSFKLAAAELSVTPSAVSHGIVGLEQALGVDLFVRGPRGLSLTPEGADYLLYVSEALSLIATATQRLPVGPAGRGIAISCAPTLASRWLLPRLHGFRAQWPGVHITVDTSQRHVGFPVDGFDFAIRMGRGVVSAASWTRLFGEQLVPVCSAAYRTRLPMVDGRADLRQATLIHVDLASEDWQAWLDAAGIEAADDVGLAGGLRFDTIQLAFEAAAAGLGVALGRRPLVDRDLAAGTLVTLDLPVMQAETAYWLVGSESVARRSELLAFRDWVVGEAQALAG; translated from the coding sequence ATGCCGCGCCGTCTTCCCCCCTTGCCCGCCCTGCGCTTTTTCGAGGCCGCCGGCCGGCTGTGCAGTTTCAAGCTGGCCGCGGCCGAGCTCAGCGTGACGCCCAGCGCGGTCAGCCACGGCATTGTGGGGCTGGAGCAGGCGCTGGGCGTGGACTTGTTCGTGCGCGGGCCGCGCGGGCTGTCGCTGACGCCGGAAGGGGCCGATTACCTGCTGTATGTGTCCGAAGCGCTGTCGCTGATCGCCACGGCCACGCAGCGCCTGCCAGTCGGGCCAGCCGGCCGCGGCATCGCCATCAGTTGCGCGCCCACGCTGGCCTCGCGCTGGCTGCTGCCGCGCCTGCATGGGTTCCGGGCGCAATGGCCGGGCGTGCACATCACCGTCGATACCTCGCAGCGGCATGTGGGCTTTCCGGTAGACGGCTTCGACTTCGCCATCCGCATGGGCCGCGGCGTGGTGTCGGCGGCAAGCTGGACGCGCCTGTTCGGCGAGCAGCTGGTGCCGGTGTGCAGCGCGGCGTACCGGACCCGCCTGCCCATGGTGGACGGGCGGGCCGACCTGCGGCAGGCCACCCTGATCCACGTCGACCTGGCCAGCGAAGACTGGCAGGCCTGGCTGGACGCCGCAGGCATCGAGGCCGCGGACGACGTCGGCCTGGCGGGCGGCCTGCGCTTCGACACCATCCAGCTGGCGTTCGAGGCCGCCGCCGCGGGCCTGGGCGTGGCGCTGGGCCGGCGGCCGCTGGTGGATCGCGACCTGGCGGCCGGCACGCTGGTGACGCTGGACCTGCCGGTCATGCAGGCCGAAACGGCGTACTGGCTGGTGGGGTCGGAAAGCGTGGCGCGGCGCAGCGAGCTGCTGGCCTTCCGCGACTGGGTGGTCGGCGAGGCGCAGGCGCTGGCGGGATAG
- a CDS encoding IclR family transcriptional regulator domain-containing protein, which yields MATPESESFVRTFARGLKIIEAMGQGAARQTLGDVAEAVDLPRTAVRRFLLTLIDLSFVKTDGKYYWLTPKVLRLGLSYLYSLPYWRQAQLALEELCARIGQSCAVSVLDEEDIVYVQRLHTRRILPMSPSLGSRLPAHAVSMGRVLLSGLNDAALDAYLQTATLKKLTSATVVDPARLRAAIEQVREQGYAWIDGELDESIAGLGVPVRDKDGAIVAAINVSLPAGTFDEATALREFLPELRHTASQLRAAGVSY from the coding sequence ATGGCAACTCCAGAAAGCGAATCGTTCGTTCGCACCTTTGCGCGCGGGCTGAAAATCATCGAAGCCATGGGGCAGGGCGCGGCCCGGCAAACCCTGGGCGACGTGGCCGAAGCGGTGGACTTGCCGCGCACCGCGGTGCGGCGGTTCCTGCTTACCCTGATCGATTTGTCGTTCGTGAAAACCGACGGCAAGTACTACTGGCTGACGCCCAAGGTGCTGCGCCTGGGCCTGTCGTACCTGTATTCGCTGCCCTACTGGCGCCAGGCCCAGCTGGCGCTGGAAGAGCTGTGCGCGCGCATCGGGCAGTCGTGCGCGGTGTCGGTGCTGGATGAAGAAGACATCGTGTACGTGCAGCGCCTGCATACCCGGCGCATCCTGCCCATGAGCCCGTCGCTGGGCAGCCGGCTGCCCGCGCACGCGGTGTCGATGGGGCGCGTGCTGTTGTCGGGCCTGAACGACGCGGCGCTGGATGCCTACCTGCAAACCGCCACGCTGAAGAAGCTGACCAGCGCCACCGTGGTGGACCCGGCGCGCCTGCGGGCCGCTATCGAGCAGGTGCGCGAACAGGGCTATGCCTGGATCGACGGCGAACTGGACGAGTCCATTGCCGGGCTGGGCGTGCCGGTGCGCGACAAAGACGGCGCCATCGTGGCCGCCATCAACGTCAGCCTGCCGGCGGGCACGTTCGACGAAGCCACGGCGCTGCGCGAATTCCTGCCGGAACTGCGGCATACCGCGTCGCAGCTGCGGGCGGCGGGGGTCAGCTACTGA